ACCGGCCGCTCAGCACTTTTTCCGGCGGACAAAAGACGCGGATCAGTCTGGCCAGGGCGCTTATCCGGCGGCCGGATTTTTTATTTCTCGATGAGCCTACCAACCATCTAGATATCGCGATGGTGGAGTGGCTGGAAGAGTTTTTGACGGGCTACCCCGGCGCGGTGCTCATTATTTCCCATGACCGTTACTTTCTCGACCGGGTGGCCACTAGCATCCTGGAACTGGAGGACGGCGAACTGACGGCTTACCCTGGCAACTACAGCCGGTACCTGGACCAGAAGGCCGAGCGGCTGGAGGCCGAGCTGAGGGCCTATGCAAAGCAGCAGGCCTATATTGCCAAGACCGAGGCGTTTATCCGGCGCTACCGGGCCGGGGTTAAAGCCAGGCAGGCCCGGGGCCGGCAGGCGCAGCTTGAGCGCCTGGAGCGGCTGGCCGCGCCGTCTGAGGCGGCTCGGCTGGATTTCGTGCTGCCGGCGCTGGGCGAGTGCGCCGAGCGGGTGGCTGAGCTCAGCGACGTGACGGCGGCTTATGGCGACCATATTGTCTTTGAGGGCTTGTCCCTCCTGATCCGGCGGGGGGAAGGCGTCGCCCTGGTCGGGCCTAACGGCGCCGGCAAGACAACGCTACTTAAGCTGCTCACCGGCGAGGTTGCGCCGACGGCCGGCCGGGTGAAGCTGGGCAGCCGCGTGCGAATTGGGTATTTTTCGCAGGAACACGAAAGCCTAAACCCCTTGAACCGGGTGCTGGATGAAATCATGCTGGAGTTTGGCCTGGGCGAGGAGCGGGCCAGACAGTATTTGGGAGCATTTTTATTTAGCGGCGACGATGTGTTTAAAACCGTCGGTGACCTCAGCGGCGGGGAGAAGGCGCGGTTGGCGCTACTCAAGCTGATGCTTACCGGGGCCAACTTCCTCATCTTAGACGAGCCGACCAACCACTTGGATATCCCTGCCAAGGAAGCGGTGGAGGAGGCGATTTTGGCCTATCCGGGCACTTTTCTCGCCGTGTCGCACGACCGCTACTTTTTGGACAAGGTGGCCGACCGGGTGGTTGAGCTAGCAGACGGTAGGCTGACGGAGTATGCCGGCAATTACAGTTATTACCGGGAAAAAAAGGCGCTCGCGGCTAGGCAAGCCGCTGCCGCAGCGGCGCCGGTGAAACCGCCGGCGGCGAAAAAAGAAAAACGGCCTCGTCCGCGGCGGCAGGACGCGGCCAAAAGGCTTCAGCGGCTGGAAGCGGAAATCGCCGGCCTGGAAGCCGAGCTGGCCGCGCTGGAGGCGCGGTTGAGCGACCCGGCCAGCCACGCAGATCCGGAAACCAGCCGGGCGCTGGCGGCCGAGTATGAAGCGCTGCAGGCCCAGCTTGCGGCCAAGTATGACGAGTGGGTGGCGACGACTGAGGAAGAAGGGTAGAGTTTAACCGCGGTTTCTATAACGCCGTTTTACGATGAGAACGAACCACAGAGAGCGCAGAGAGCGCGATATTCATCGCGCTAGGGGCTAAAGTAATTATCCCTCTGCGTACTTTGTGGTTTTTTATTTTGCCATTAAAAAATGGCCGACCGGTGCTGACTCGCTGGCCGACCGGGCGTAGCTCGGCGTTTGCAACGAACATATGTTTGATACTAAAGTAAAAGCAGGCGCCAATCTACGAGGAACCGGTTCCTCACGTAAAGGTGAGGAAAAATGGAATTAACGGCATTAGTACAGCGGGCACAGGCGGGGGACGAGGCGGCATTTGCCGAAGTTTGCCGGCGATTTGCCGGGCTGGTGAAAAAACTCGCCGTTCAGCCCCATATCCGGGCGGTGGCCGACGAGGCCCAGGCGGAAGGGTGGCTGGCGCTGGTGCAGGCGGTGAAGACATATGATGCGGCCAGCGGCGTGCCGGTGGCCGGTTATATCGAGAGCCGGGTGAAGTACGCGGTGTGGAATTTGTTCAAGCGGGAGCGGCGTCGTTGGCAGGGCGAACAGCCGCTGGAAGCGGAGAGCGACGAGACGGGTGGTAATCTTCTGGCGCGGCTGGACAGCGGCTGTGATGTGGCGGCCGAAGTGGAAGCCAAACTATTGGCGGCGGCAGCGCTGCGCGAGCTGGCCTGTTTGCCCGCGCGGCAGCAGGAAGTGATTATGATGACGGTATTGGCTGACGGGCGGCTGGCTGATGCCGCCGCCCGGCTGGGGGTAACGGTGCAGGCGGTGCACGCCTTGCGCCGGCGGGGGTTGGCGCAGCTTAGGACGCGGCTGGAGGGCTGAGCCGGTCGTGTTGAAAACCTTGCCCCTCTGGAATGTATGGGAGTGAAAGGGGGTGAGAGCTATGGCAACGGTCAAACTGCCCCAGGCTTCCCGCCTGGTGATTAAGGTACAGACCGGTCTCAATGCCGCCGGCAATCCCATTTATAAGCAGCTCGCTTTCAAGAGCGTCAAGGCCGGCGCTGCCGACGCCGACGTGCACGCCGTGGGCCTGGCGCTGGCCGGCTTGCAGAAACACCAAGTGGCCGGCGTCCTGCGCGTGGACGAGGGTGAATTGGTGAATCAGTAAGCGGGAAAGCCAATATTTAACCACGGAGGGCACAGAGGCGTGATATTCATCACGCTAAAGGCTAAAAAATCCCTTCTCCGCGTTCTCCGTGGTTAACAATCAGTTTAACATAAGGAAAGGGGGGATGGAAATGACCAAGACGCTGGAACTTGTTTTCCGCAATGCGACGGGGAGAGAAGTTGTCATCAGCCTGGCCGACCCCAGGGACGACCTTGCCGCGGCTGAGGCGGCCACCGTCATGGAACAAATCATTGCCAAGAACATTTTTACTACCACCGGTGGCGATCTGATGCAGCCAGTGGAAGCGCGCATCCGCATCCGCGACGCGGTGGTGTTGGCGTAGGCGCGCATTACTAAAAAACATAAAAAATCCGTTTAACCGCTGAGGACGCGGAGGCGCGATAACTATCGCGCGAGGGGCTAAAGCATAAATATCCCTCTCCGTGTTCTCTGCGGTTCTTAATTTAAAAAAAAGGAGGGTTGACAGTGGAGCAGGTGCTGCATTATGCGGCTAATTACGGCTTTCCCATGGTGGTGGCCGCGTATTTGTT
This genomic window from Thermosinus carboxydivorans Nor1 contains:
- a CDS encoding ABC-F family ATP-binding cassette domain-containing protein translates to MTVLRVENLTKAFGIHTVFRDVNFTLRRGDRVGLIGANGAGKTTLLRCLLGFEPADAGRVVLPPGATVGYVEQETGGGERTLHEELVSAYGDVVAWQAKMRELERAIAAAQDEAAMAALLKEYAAAVERFERGGGYEYEAVIRRVTAGLGFSADDLDRPLSTFSGGQKTRISLARALIRRPDFLFLDEPTNHLDIAMVEWLEEFLTGYPGAVLIISHDRYFLDRVATSILELEDGELTAYPGNYSRYLDQKAERLEAELRAYAKQQAYIAKTEAFIRRYRAGVKARQARGRQAQLERLERLAAPSEAARLDFVLPALGECAERVAELSDVTAAYGDHIVFEGLSLLIRRGEGVALVGPNGAGKTTLLKLLTGEVAPTAGRVKLGSRVRIGYFSQEHESLNPLNRVLDEIMLEFGLGEERARQYLGAFLFSGDDVFKTVGDLSGGEKARLALLKLMLTGANFLILDEPTNHLDIPAKEAVEEAILAYPGTFLAVSHDRYFLDKVADRVVELADGRLTEYAGNYSYYREKKALAARQAAAAAAPVKPPAAKKEKRPRPRRQDAAKRLQRLEAEIAGLEAELAALEARLSDPASHADPETSRALAAEYEALQAQLAAKYDEWVATTEEEG
- a CDS encoding RNA polymerase sigma factor, yielding MELTALVQRAQAGDEAAFAEVCRRFAGLVKKLAVQPHIRAVADEAQAEGWLALVQAVKTYDAASGVPVAGYIESRVKYAVWNLFKRERRRWQGEQPLEAESDETGGNLLARLDSGCDVAAEVEAKLLAAAALRELACLPARQQEVIMMTVLADGRLADAAARLGVTVQAVHALRRRGLAQLRTRLEG
- a CDS encoding DUF1659 domain-containing protein, translating into MATVKLPQASRLVIKVQTGLNAAGNPIYKQLAFKSVKAGAADADVHAVGLALAGLQKHQVAGVLRVDEGELVNQ
- a CDS encoding DUF2922 domain-containing protein gives rise to the protein MTKTLELVFRNATGREVVISLADPRDDLAAAEAATVMEQIIAKNIFTTTGGDLMQPVEARIRIRDAVVLA